One Labilithrix sp. genomic window, GCGAGGCGGAACCGCTCGCGGTCGATCCGCTCGACCTCCTTCTCCGCCGTCTCGATCGCGACGAGCCCGCGCCGCGCGGCGTCGAGGAGCGCCGCCTTCTGCGCCGCGAGCACGGCGCCGTCGATGATCGCGTCGTCGGCGGCGTCGGCCTCCGGCGTCCGGAGCGAGCCCTCCGCGTCGATGATGATGCGCTGGAACGCCGCGCGCCGCACCGCGTGCTCGGGCCGCGACATGATCCCGGTCGCGAGCATGCCGTCGAGCTCCACCTGCCCGCGCCGCGCCGCGATCAGCCGCGCGCGCGCGACGTCGAACACGTCGTCGGTGGCGGAGCCGATCCGGAGGAACTGGATGAAGCGGCGGAACGGCAGCGCCTGCGTCATGAGCGTGATGAACGTGACGCCGAAGACGATCGTGACGAGGCGCTCGCGGTACGGGAGCCCCTGCGGCAGCGCGAGCACGGCCGCCATCGAGAGCGCGCCCTTCACGTTGCCGAAGACCATGACGTGCTGCCACTTGAGCGGGAGGTCCTCCTTCCTCAGCGCGCGGAGCACGAAGAAGGTGCAGTACACCGCGACCGCGCGGCCGGCGTGGAGCGCGACGACGGCGGCGAGGATCGCGAGCGCCTCGGTGATGAACATCCGCGCGTCGATCTGCATCCCGACGAGCACGAAGAGCAGCACGTTGATGCCGAAGCCGATCGCCTCCCAGAAGCCCTGCAGCGCGAGGACGCGCGAGGGATCGAGCTCGCGCCGGGCCGCGCGCCCGACGACGAGCCCGACGATGACGACCGCGATCACCGGCGACGCGTGGATGTGCTCGGCGAGCAGCGACGTCGCGAAGACGAGGACGCCGGAGGCGAGGATGCCGGTGAGGTGATCGGGCGTCCGCCGCAGCGCGGCCGAGCCGAGCGCGCCGAAGATCGCGCCCATGCCGAGGCCGCCGACGATGGCGAGCAGGAGCGCGCGCGTCGTCGACGCGACCTCGACCGTGCCGGTCTGGAGGATCCCCGCGGTGAGGCTCACGAGGACGAGCGCGGTCCCGTCGTTGAAGAGGCTCTCCCCTTCCATGATCGCGGCGAGGTGGTGGGGGACGCGCGTGCTCCGGAACGCGAGGAGCACGCTCACCGTGTCCGTGATCGAGAGCAGCGCGCCGAGGAGGAGCGCGGCGCTGAACGGCAGCCCGAGCGCGAAGGTCGCCACCGACGCGGTCGCGAAGAGCGAGATCGCGACGCCCGGCACCGCGAGCGCGAGGATCGGCCGCGCCGCGCTCTTCAAGCTGTCGGCGTCGGCGAAGAGCGCGCCCTCGAAGACGAGGACGGGCAGGAACGCGACGAGGACGACCTCCGGCTCCATCGGCGCGTGCGGCAGCACGTTCGCGAAGACGAGCAGGAGGCCGATGACGACGAGCGCCACGTTGTACGGCACGTTCGCGCGCTTGGCGCCGATCGCGACCGTCGCGCCGACGCCGAAGACGAGGACGTAGCTCTCGAGGGCCTCGCGCATGGCGTGACGACCCTAGAGCGCCGGGCGCGCGAGGACAACCCATCACGTTCGCATCGTCACCCCACGCGTCAACGCCTGCTCATCGGGAGCGGTTCGTTCGCCGTCTCCGCGAGGTAAGCGAGGACCGGCGGGTACGTCGCCGCGAGCGACGCGAACTGCCCCGACGGCATCCGGAGGAGGACCGCCTCGGAGGCGGCCCGGATCGTGACGTCCGACTTCCCGCCCATCAGCGACGCGTGCCCGAAGGCGGTGCCGCGCGCGATGCGGATCGGCTCGCCGTCGGTCGGCTCTTGCACGACGTTCCCGGCGAGGATGACGTAGAGGCCGTCGCTCCGGCGATCGCGCTCGGCGAGGAGGGTGCCCGCGTCGGCGCGGCGGACCTCGAAGCGCTGCGAGAGCTCGAGGCGCCCCGCGGGATCGAACGCGGAGAAGAGCGGAGACGTGTGCATCAGGTTCGTGATGAGGCGCCGCGCGAGCAGATCGAAGAGCGCGTCCTCGACCTCGGGGAACTTCGCCATCACGCGCTCGAGCGCGGTCTTGTCGATCTTCAGCGTCATGAGCTGCGACTCGGCCTTCACGTCGGCCTGGCGCTGCCCTTCGTCGAGGAGCGACGACTCGCCGAACACGTCGCCCTCGACGAGCCGGATCTCCGGGCTGCCGGCGACGATCACGCGCGCGGTGCCGGAGACGATCGCGTAGAGCGCGAACGCGAGCTCGTTCTTCACGATCACCATCGCGCTGGGGACGAACTCCACGAGCTCGGCCGCGTCGGTGAGGGCGACGAGCGCGTCGCGCGAGAGCGCGGCGAAGAGGCGGAAGCTCGCCATCTTCTTCAGCGCGTCGAAGTCGCTCACCTCTTCGACGTCCGAGAGCGACACCGGCGTCGGCGCCTCCGAGACCTCCGCGGTCGCCGAGGGCTCGGGCGTGACCTCGATCCGCTCCGAGACGCTGAAGTCCTCGAGGAGGACGGAGATGCTCGCCTCCCCCGCGTCCGAGAAGCGGACCTCGTCCGCGCCGACGTCCGGCGCGGGCGTCAGCTTGACGGGGCGGACCGGGAGCGGCGGCGGCTTCGCGTCGCTCGTCCCCACGCGCGGGGCGAGCGGCAGCGGCGGCGTATTCCCCGCTTTTGGTGCTTGCGGCGCGTTGACGGGGAGCGGGGGCGGCCGCGTGAGGATCGGCCCCGCGTCCTTCGGCAGCGACTTCTCGAGGAGGTCTCCGCGCGCCGAGTCCATCGTGCTGACGAGCTTCGCCATCGCGATCGCGCGCGGGAGGAAGCCCTTCGCGAGGTAGCGCTCGAACGCGCGCACGAACGCCTCGACCGCCTCGTTGCGCTGGCTCGTCCGGCGGTAGGCCTCGCCGAGGCGCTGCGACCACTGCGGCTCGTTCGGCTGCAGCTTCTCGAGCTCGACGAGCGCCCTCAGCGCGTCCTGCGGCTTGTTCTTCTCGGTCGCCTTGTGCCAGGCAACGCGTAGCTCTTCGACTCGGTCCGCCATGAGGCGCCGATTCTCGCAGAGACGGCGCGCTTTTTACAGCGCGTCCCGCGTCCAGGCGATCTGTTCGGGCGAGAGCTTCGGAATGGACGAGGGCTTCTTCACTTCGATGCTCTTCGTCGTCCCGTCCTTCGCCGCCATGACGTCGGTGACCTTGTTCATGCGCTGGTGGATCGCCTTCCACGTGTAGTCCGACACCCAGACCGGGCTGCAGTAGCTCATGAAGTCGGCGTGGTCCTCGCCGCTCTTCAGCTCCTTCGTCAGCGGATCCCACCCCGACGTCCCGACGCGCGCGTCCTCGTACGGGTACTTCTTGTCGATCGCGTTCGGGTTGCCACACGGCGCGTGGAGCCGCCCCATCGCGTGCGCGAGCTCCTGCGCGAGCGTGCCGCCCGACTTCTCGGTCTGGTAGCCGAGCACGAGCGCGGACCGGAGCGACATGT contains:
- a CDS encoding sodium:proton antiporter is translated as MREALESYVLVFGVGATVAIGAKRANVPYNVALVVIGLLLVFANVLPHAPMEPEVVLVAFLPVLVFEGALFADADSLKSAARPILALAVPGVAISLFATASVATFALGLPFSAALLLGALLSITDTVSVLLAFRSTRVPHHLAAIMEGESLFNDGTALVLVSLTAGILQTGTVEVASTTRALLLAIVGGLGMGAIFGALGSAALRRTPDHLTGILASGVLVFATSLLAEHIHASPVIAVVIVGLVVGRAARRELDPSRVLALQGFWEAIGFGINVLLFVLVGMQIDARMFITEALAILAAVVALHAGRAVAVYCTFFVLRALRKEDLPLKWQHVMVFGNVKGALSMAAVLALPQGLPYRERLVTIVFGVTFITLMTQALPFRRFIQFLRIGSATDDVFDVARARLIAARRGQVELDGMLATGIMSRPEHAVRRAAFQRIIIDAEGSLRTPEADAADDAIIDGAVLAAQKAALLDAARRGLVAIETAEKEVERIDRERFRLATTHGAPAPTGEHK
- a CDS encoding cyclic nucleotide-binding domain-containing protein; this translates as MADRVEELRVAWHKATEKNKPQDALRALVELEKLQPNEPQWSQRLGEAYRRTSQRNEAVEAFVRAFERYLAKGFLPRAIAMAKLVSTMDSARGDLLEKSLPKDAGPILTRPPPLPVNAPQAPKAGNTPPLPLAPRVGTSDAKPPPLPVRPVKLTPAPDVGADEVRFSDAGEASISVLLEDFSVSERIEVTPEPSATAEVSEAPTPVSLSDVEEVSDFDALKKMASFRLFAALSRDALVALTDAAELVEFVPSAMVIVKNELAFALYAIVSGTARVIVAGSPEIRLVEGDVFGESSLLDEGQRQADVKAESQLMTLKIDKTALERVMAKFPEVEDALFDLLARRLITNLMHTSPLFSAFDPAGRLELSQRFEVRRADAGTLLAERDRRSDGLYVILAGNVVQEPTDGEPIRIARGTAFGHASLMGGKSDVTIRAASEAVLLRMPSGQFASLAATYPPVLAYLAETANEPLPMSRR